The proteins below are encoded in one region of Fibrella aestuarina BUZ 2:
- a CDS encoding ATP-binding protein, with translation MNASVDYASPPGTTPAQSGNATQIELLRAIVEHTASANSLWEPVWDEFGQLVDFRYVFINPATARYLNKTADQLVGKLVSDEVPGFKTDKHFDLFAQVFLTNTPLRREVLHPSLKRWMDVSVSRVGNNLLMSFYDTHEIHLAAERNQAQAELLQRVVDHSPSGMILMEAVRDEAGTIVDFRYLLTNQMNATLTNRSVDEMTGQLVSTLFPNYQTLDLFRTLVHVTNTGETVENTFDYDQFGVKGTFDGYYVKQDDGVLFTFVNITRLRDQQQQLEQMNRELTRSNESLQQFAYIASHDLQEPLRKVQSFGQMLADQYGTQLDTNAIDLLARMQGAAKRMSGLIHDLLNYARLSTEKEPFVSVSLSRLVDEALNDLNLRIQSTQPTIAIDPLPTVQGRPVQLLQVFQNLLNNALKFQPAGQHPHIKISCRPADPAHLPAHLAQNQPYWQIDVQDNGIGFDQQHAERIFEVFQRLHGKNKFVGTGIGLSVCRRVAENHGGTITATSELGKGATFSVFLPQTSA, from the coding sequence ATGAATGCATCTGTTGACTACGCCTCTCCGCCCGGAACAACGCCAGCCCAATCGGGTAACGCAACTCAGATTGAGCTACTTAGGGCTATTGTCGAGCATACGGCTTCGGCTAATTCGCTCTGGGAGCCCGTCTGGGACGAGTTTGGTCAGCTTGTCGATTTCCGGTATGTGTTTATCAATCCCGCCACGGCTCGTTACCTCAATAAGACGGCCGATCAACTGGTAGGGAAACTGGTTAGCGACGAAGTGCCGGGCTTCAAGACCGATAAGCATTTTGACTTATTTGCCCAGGTTTTTCTGACGAATACGCCCCTTCGCCGGGAGGTTCTGCACCCCTCGCTCAAACGGTGGATGGATGTCTCGGTCTCGCGCGTGGGCAACAACCTGCTGATGTCGTTTTATGACACGCACGAGATTCATCTGGCGGCCGAACGGAATCAGGCGCAGGCCGAACTCCTTCAGCGGGTTGTTGATCATTCGCCATCGGGTATGATTTTGATGGAGGCCGTGCGCGATGAAGCCGGTACGATCGTCGATTTCCGGTACTTGCTGACCAACCAGATGAACGCCACCCTGACCAACCGGTCGGTGGACGAGATGACGGGGCAGCTGGTATCGACGCTCTTTCCGAATTACCAGACGCTGGACCTGTTTCGTACGCTCGTACACGTAACCAACACGGGCGAGACCGTCGAAAACACCTTCGATTATGATCAGTTTGGCGTCAAAGGCACGTTCGACGGGTATTATGTAAAACAGGACGATGGCGTGCTGTTCACGTTCGTCAACATAACGCGGCTGCGCGATCAGCAACAGCAGCTGGAGCAGATGAACCGCGAGCTGACCCGCTCCAACGAGAGCCTGCAACAGTTTGCCTACATTGCCAGCCATGATTTGCAGGAGCCGCTTCGGAAAGTGCAGTCGTTTGGGCAAATGCTTGCTGATCAGTACGGTACGCAGCTCGACACCAACGCGATCGATTTGCTGGCGCGGATGCAGGGCGCCGCCAAGCGCATGTCGGGACTTATTCATGACCTGCTCAATTATGCCCGGCTATCAACCGAAAAAGAACCGTTCGTCTCCGTTTCCCTAAGTCGGCTGGTCGACGAAGCTCTCAATGACCTCAACCTCCGTATCCAGTCGACGCAGCCAACCATCGCAATCGACCCGCTGCCAACGGTGCAGGGGCGGCCGGTGCAGTTGCTACAGGTTTTCCAGAACCTGCTGAATAACGCGCTGAAGTTTCAGCCGGCCGGTCAGCATCCGCACATCAAAATCAGCTGTCGGCCCGCCGACCCGGCCCACCTTCCCGCCCATCTGGCCCAAAACCAGCCTTATTGGCAAATCGACGTGCAGGATAATGGCATCGGATTCGATCAGCAGCATGCCGAACGGATTTTTGAGGTGTTCCAGCGGCTACACGGCAAAAACAAGTTTGTGGGTACCGGCATTGGGCTCTCGGTGTGTCGGCGCGTGGCTGAAAATCACGGCGGTACTATTACTGCCACCAGTGAGTTGGGAAAAGGGGCTACGTTCTCGGTGTTCCTGCCCCAAACGAGCGCGTAA
- a CDS encoding ABC transporter permease has translation MLRSYLTIALRTLWRNRTQSFINVLGLSLGMACALLMALMIVDELSYEQFHTKGDRIYKAYNRNTFEGSVHCWYTTPAPLGPTLKAEYPEIAATTRVSWADTYLTAHGDKKVSLKTPFVDPDFLTIFSFPLLRGDAKKALSTPKSAVLTQSSAQKLFGNADPMGKLIRINNQFDFIVGGIIQDPPTNTELAFEMLLPWTFIKTAYGYDDIYWGNNSYRTYVELAPSASLEAVNKKIRDVTIRHSKGDEDNEVFLYPSARWRLYGNFTNGVEAGGAIVYVRLAGYIALFILLLACINFMNLSTARSEKRGREVGIRKVVGANRSALVGQFLGESLLLTLGAFVLAIVLAQLALPGLNLLIDKQLSIPYGSVSFWLGCLTLVLLTGTLAGSYPAFFLSAMQPIRVLKGRINLGRGNLTPRQMLVVFQFVITVTLLICTVVVKRQLRYTQERDMGYNRNQLVYTPIVGDIGKNYDVIRAELLQQNVATAVCKASGHIAQNSSNTWGLSWRGKPEGSKITFDQIGSPADYVKTMGLTLTAGRDLDSRTYPADSNACLINETAAKIMGFKDPLGEEIRNGDRSYRIVGVFKDFIWGSPFYEIPPMFVKGNYGSDYLHYRLNPNLPTQVAIQKSRAIFQRHNPAFPFELTFVDQEFERKFDRVKSIGRMADVFAVLAIVIACLGLFGLATFMAERRTKEIGVRKAMGASIPSLVSLLNRDFLKLVVIAILIAMPLAWWMMDRWLQDYHYRTALDWWLFAVAGGLAVLVALLTVSYQSIKAALTNPVEALRAE, from the coding sequence ATGCTTCGTTCGTACCTAACCATCGCCCTCCGAACGCTGTGGCGCAATCGCACGCAGAGTTTTATTAATGTATTGGGGTTGTCCCTTGGCATGGCCTGTGCCTTGCTGATGGCCCTCATGATTGTGGATGAGCTCAGCTACGAGCAGTTCCACACCAAAGGCGACCGTATCTACAAAGCCTATAACCGCAACACCTTCGAAGGCAGTGTCCATTGCTGGTACACAACGCCTGCGCCACTAGGCCCAACCCTGAAAGCCGAATACCCGGAGATTGCCGCCACGACCCGCGTTAGCTGGGCCGACACGTACCTAACCGCCCACGGCGATAAAAAGGTATCGTTGAAAACGCCGTTCGTCGATCCCGATTTCCTGACGATCTTCAGCTTCCCACTCCTTCGCGGCGATGCGAAGAAAGCCCTCAGCACGCCCAAATCGGCGGTACTGACCCAGTCGTCGGCCCAGAAACTGTTTGGCAACGCCGACCCGATGGGTAAGCTCATTCGTATCAACAACCAGTTTGACTTCATCGTGGGCGGCATCATTCAGGACCCACCCACCAACACCGAGCTGGCGTTCGAGATGCTGCTGCCCTGGACCTTCATCAAAACGGCCTACGGCTACGACGATATTTACTGGGGAAATAACTCCTACCGCACCTATGTCGAGCTGGCGCCGTCGGCTTCGCTGGAGGCGGTAAACAAGAAAATCCGCGACGTTACGATCCGGCATTCGAAGGGCGACGAAGACAACGAAGTGTTTCTGTACCCGTCGGCGCGGTGGCGGCTCTACGGCAACTTCACCAACGGAGTCGAGGCGGGCGGGGCCATCGTCTATGTGCGGCTGGCGGGCTACATCGCCTTGTTTATTCTGCTGCTGGCCTGCATCAACTTCATGAACCTCAGTACGGCCCGTTCCGAAAAACGCGGCCGCGAAGTGGGAATCCGAAAAGTGGTGGGCGCCAACCGCTCGGCGCTGGTGGGGCAGTTCCTGGGCGAGTCGCTCCTGCTCACGCTGGGGGCATTTGTGCTGGCGATTGTACTGGCCCAGCTGGCACTGCCCGGCCTTAATCTGCTTATCGACAAGCAGCTGAGCATTCCGTACGGTAGCGTCTCGTTCTGGCTGGGCTGCCTCACCCTCGTCTTACTGACGGGTACGTTGGCCGGTAGCTACCCCGCCTTTTTCCTATCGGCAATGCAGCCGATCCGGGTGCTGAAAGGGCGCATCAATCTGGGCCGTGGCAACCTTACGCCCCGGCAGATGCTGGTGGTCTTTCAGTTTGTGATTACGGTGACGCTGCTCATCTGCACGGTGGTGGTGAAACGGCAACTCCGCTACACGCAGGAGCGCGATATGGGGTATAACCGCAACCAGCTCGTTTACACACCGATAGTGGGCGATATCGGCAAAAACTACGATGTCATTCGGGCCGAACTGTTGCAGCAGAATGTGGCCACAGCCGTTTGCAAAGCGAGTGGGCATATCGCCCAGAATTCGAGCAACACCTGGGGGCTAAGCTGGCGCGGCAAACCTGAAGGCAGCAAAATCACCTTCGACCAGATTGGCTCCCCCGCCGACTACGTCAAAACGATGGGTCTGACGCTCACGGCCGGCCGTGACCTCGACAGCCGAACGTACCCAGCCGACTCAAACGCCTGCCTTATCAACGAAACCGCCGCCAAGATTATGGGCTTTAAAGATCCACTGGGCGAGGAAATTCGGAATGGCGACCGCTCCTATCGGATTGTGGGCGTTTTCAAGGATTTTATCTGGGGGTCTCCGTTCTACGAAATCCCGCCCATGTTTGTCAAAGGCAACTACGGGTCTGATTACCTGCATTACCGGCTTAACCCCAATCTGCCCACGCAGGTGGCTATTCAAAAATCCCGCGCCATTTTTCAACGACACAATCCGGCTTTCCCGTTTGAGCTGACCTTTGTCGATCAGGAGTTTGAGCGCAAGTTTGATCGGGTGAAGTCCATTGGGCGTATGGCCGACGTGTTTGCCGTCCTGGCCATTGTCATTGCCTGCCTGGGCCTGTTTGGGTTGGCGACGTTTATGGCCGAACGCCGCACCAAAGAGATTGGCGTCAGAAAAGCGATGGGCGCCAGCATCCCCAGCCTGGTCAGCCTGCTCAACCGCGATTTCCTGAAGCTGGTCGTAATCGCCATCCTGATTGCGATGCCGCTAGCGTGGTGGATGATGGACCGCTGGCTGCAAGATTATCATTACCGCACCGCACTCGACTGGTGGCTCTTTGCCGTGGCGGGTGGGCTGGCCGTGCTGGTTGCCCTGCTGACGGTCAGCTACCAGAGCATCAAAGCCGCCCTGACTAACCCGGTCGAGGCCCTGCGAGCCGAGTAA
- a CDS encoding ion transporter, whose protein sequence is MRRTLYRILETSAGNRRGVSLVFNIVLITIITLNAIAIILHTVPAINEKYARLFIDFELFSVLFFTVEYVLRVWVCVENDRYHHWFWGRIQYMLSVSALIDLLAIAPFYVTLFATDLAIVRILRLFRIFRLFRVSKYSHAYRMILSVVRDKKEELLLSLAMIVFMLIILSSIMYYVEHPAQPTVFSSIPATMWWAINAMATVGYGDIHPVTALGKTLASVSAVMGIALFALPTSILVSGFNEHIRYRKMPPRCPHCGKEL, encoded by the coding sequence ATGCGCCGTACACTGTATCGTATTCTGGAAACTTCGGCCGGCAACCGGCGGGGCGTGAGCCTGGTGTTCAACATCGTCCTGATCACGATCATTACGCTCAATGCCATTGCCATTATCCTGCATACGGTACCGGCCATCAACGAGAAATACGCCCGGCTGTTCATCGACTTCGAGCTGTTTTCGGTCTTGTTTTTCACCGTCGAATACGTGCTGCGCGTGTGGGTATGCGTCGAGAACGACCGCTACCACCACTGGTTTTGGGGGCGAATCCAGTACATGCTGTCGGTTAGCGCGCTGATCGATCTGCTGGCCATTGCGCCGTTCTACGTCACGCTGTTTGCCACCGATCTGGCCATCGTCCGTATCCTGCGGCTCTTTCGGATTTTCCGGCTGTTTCGCGTCTCGAAATACTCTCACGCCTACCGGATGATCCTGAGCGTTGTGCGCGACAAGAAAGAAGAACTGCTGCTGAGCCTCGCCATGATCGTGTTCATGCTCATTATCCTATCGAGCATCATGTATTACGTGGAGCACCCGGCTCAACCCACGGTGTTTTCCAGCATCCCGGCGACGATGTGGTGGGCGATCAACGCCATGGCTACGGTCGGGTATGGCGACATTCACCCGGTTACGGCACTGGGCAAGACGCTGGCAAGCGTTTCGGCCGTGATGGGCATTGCCCTGTTCGCCCTGCCGACGAGTATTCTGGTATCGGGCTTCAACGAGCACATCCGTTACCGCAAAATGCCCCCCCGCTGCCCCCATTGCGGCAAGGAGCTTTAA
- a CDS encoding pyridoxal phosphate-dependent aminotransferase: MQLNRRDWLRAGLLSGLGIASAPAAYCEPWLDSPVTLPPGVVPPGGKPALKARLLANENPYGPSPKVLKTITEAAPDGYLYAMEHARTFRAMVAQRENVPEECVLLGAGSGELLSATAMYFAYKTPAGNNLVYPDPTFDALPRAAIKHGMVAEKVPLVAADGYDQNLQKISERISGKTSLVYLCNPNNPTAILTDPAKLRSFISATADKTPVFVDEAYIDYVKDPVAASMVDLVRAGKNVIISRTFSKVHGFAGLRIGYLLAKPEMIAQIAPFSPNGGGLSMTSLRAAMVSFNDPEFIKWSLGKTAESKAFLEQTLKKEGYTPLPSDANFMMFPIRMKGEDFVAKMMDQGVGIRQWKFDGQYWCRVSLGTLPQMQAFADALKTIS, from the coding sequence ATGCAACTCAATCGCCGCGACTGGCTCCGGGCTGGTCTGTTGTCGGGCTTAGGCATTGCCTCGGCCCCTGCTGCCTATTGCGAACCCTGGCTTGACAGCCCGGTTACCCTGCCGCCGGGCGTTGTGCCACCCGGTGGCAAACCCGCCCTGAAAGCCCGTTTGCTGGCCAACGAAAACCCCTACGGCCCGTCGCCCAAGGTGTTGAAAACCATCACCGAAGCGGCACCTGATGGCTATCTCTACGCCATGGAACACGCCAGAACCTTCCGGGCGATGGTGGCGCAGCGGGAGAACGTACCTGAAGAATGCGTGCTGCTGGGGGCCGGTTCGGGTGAGTTGCTGAGCGCAACCGCCATGTATTTCGCCTACAAAACCCCGGCGGGTAACAACCTCGTTTACCCCGACCCGACGTTCGACGCGCTGCCCCGTGCGGCGATCAAGCACGGTATGGTGGCCGAAAAAGTACCCCTCGTAGCGGCTGATGGCTACGACCAGAATCTACAGAAAATCAGCGAGCGGATTTCGGGCAAAACCAGCCTGGTTTATCTCTGCAACCCCAATAACCCTACGGCCATCCTGACCGATCCGGCCAAGCTCCGCAGCTTCATCTCGGCCACGGCCGACAAGACGCCGGTGTTTGTTGACGAAGCCTACATCGACTATGTGAAAGACCCTGTAGCGGCCAGCATGGTCGATCTGGTGCGGGCTGGCAAGAACGTAATCATCAGCCGGACGTTCTCGAAAGTGCACGGCTTTGCGGGCTTGCGCATTGGCTACCTGCTTGCCAAGCCCGAGATGATTGCGCAGATCGCGCCGTTCTCGCCCAACGGTGGGGGGCTGAGCATGACATCGTTGCGGGCCGCGATGGTGAGCTTCAACGACCCGGAGTTTATCAAGTGGTCGCTGGGGAAAACCGCCGAATCGAAAGCTTTTCTGGAGCAGACGCTCAAAAAAGAAGGCTACACGCCGCTACCGTCCGACGCCAACTTCATGATGTTCCCGATTCGGATGAAGGGCGAAGACTTCGTCGCCAAAATGATGGATCAGGGCGTAGGTATCCGGCAGTGGAAATTCGACGGCCAATACTGGTGCCGCGTCAGTCTGGGTACGTTGCCACAGATGCAGGCCTTCGCCGACGCGCTGAAAACGATATCGTGA
- a CDS encoding zinc-dependent alcohol dehydrogenase: MLAMNYRGPRRVRMDQKPMPEILHPEDAIVRVTRSCICGSDLHLYNGNVPDTRVGTTFGHEFTGIVEEVGSEVHKLKVGDHVLVPFNIACGKCSFCQQGLYGNCHESNPEATAVGGIFGYSHTAGGYDGGQAEYVRVPYANVSPTVIPPGMDVEDAVMLCDVVPTGYQAAEMGGIQPGDTVVVFGAGPVGIMAARCAWLFGAGRVIVIDNVDYRLEFVKNYAPAEVYNFDEIGDVVLFMKKATDWLGADVCIDAVGAEASGSIMHKLTGQALLQAGAATALHWAINSVKKGGIVSIVGVYGPTGNMVPIGNVVNKGITIRANQTGVKRLLPRLIEHVQSGVLNPKALITHRLPLEEVAEGYHIFSDKLDNCIKPVLIPPKAGI, encoded by the coding sequence ATGTTAGCCATGAATTATCGGGGACCACGGCGGGTCCGAATGGATCAGAAGCCGATGCCCGAAATCCTACACCCGGAGGACGCCATCGTCCGGGTAACGCGCTCCTGCATCTGCGGGTCTGACCTGCACCTCTACAACGGCAACGTACCTGACACCCGCGTGGGCACCACCTTTGGCCACGAGTTTACAGGGATCGTGGAAGAAGTCGGCTCCGAGGTGCACAAGCTCAAGGTCGGTGATCACGTGCTGGTGCCCTTCAACATTGCTTGTGGCAAGTGTTCGTTCTGCCAGCAGGGCCTTTACGGCAACTGCCACGAATCGAACCCCGAGGCCACGGCAGTAGGCGGCATTTTCGGGTACTCGCATACGGCGGGCGGCTACGACGGCGGGCAGGCCGAATACGTGCGGGTGCCCTACGCCAACGTCAGCCCGACGGTGATTCCACCCGGCATGGACGTGGAAGACGCCGTGATGCTCTGCGACGTGGTGCCGACGGGCTATCAGGCCGCCGAAATGGGTGGTATTCAGCCGGGCGACACAGTCGTGGTTTTCGGCGCGGGGCCGGTTGGCATTATGGCGGCGCGGTGTGCGTGGCTGTTCGGAGCTGGCCGCGTGATTGTCATCGACAATGTTGACTACCGGCTGGAGTTCGTTAAAAATTACGCGCCCGCCGAGGTGTACAATTTCGACGAGATCGGTGATGTGGTACTGTTCATGAAAAAAGCCACCGATTGGCTGGGCGCCGACGTTTGCATTGACGCCGTGGGCGCCGAAGCCAGCGGTAGCATCATGCACAAGCTGACGGGGCAGGCACTGCTCCAGGCGGGCGCAGCCACGGCACTACACTGGGCCATCAATTCCGTGAAAAAAGGAGGGATTGTGTCGATCGTGGGTGTATACGGCCCCACCGGCAACATGGTGCCTATTGGCAACGTCGTGAACAAAGGCATCACCATCCGGGCCAACCAAACGGGTGTCAAACGCCTGCTGCCCCGGCTGATCGAACACGTGCAGAGTGGTGTACTGAACCCTAAAGCCCTGATCACGCATCGCCTCCCGCTGGAGGAAGTGGCCGAGGGCTACCACATTTTCTCGGATAAACTAGACAACTGCATCAAACCGGTGCTCATTCCGCCCAAAGCTGGCATCTAA
- a CDS encoding putative toxin-antitoxin system toxin component, PIN family → MPSRRTIRVVLDANWFISACLSRKSRRTVYYHVLRNKRIRAYYSPELIDEFDGVMSRPKFAKYIAPAQVARFRVLALLFMTKVTPAAIPATSRDAKDDYLLGICKASNADFLITGDDDLLTLGTFEQTVILSMGQFLQTLSLLE, encoded by the coding sequence ATGCCCTCAAGAAGGACGATTAGGGTTGTGCTCGATGCCAATTGGTTTATATCTGCCTGTCTAAGCCGCAAGTCACGCCGAACGGTTTATTACCATGTGTTGCGTAATAAGCGAATACGGGCGTACTATTCGCCCGAGTTGATCGATGAGTTTGATGGTGTCATGAGTCGGCCCAAGTTTGCGAAATACATCGCCCCGGCTCAAGTGGCCCGTTTTCGAGTGTTGGCGTTGCTATTCATGACCAAGGTAACGCCCGCAGCAATTCCGGCTACGTCTCGTGATGCAAAAGACGACTACCTGTTGGGAATCTGTAAAGCTAGTAACGCCGACTTTTTGATTACAGGTGATGATGACCTATTAACGCTAGGTACGTTCGAGCAAACGGTGATCCTGAGCATGGGCCAGTTTTTGCAAACTCTGTCATTGCTCGAATAA
- the clpB gene encoding ATP-dependent chaperone ClpB yields the protein MNVNNYTIKAQEVVQHAAQMAQGNQQQTVETGHVLKAILEEDPNTVGFLAKKLGTDSKRLTLALDAIVNGYPKVSVSGGQQQGIYLGNDLNAALQRAQAQMKDFGDEYVSVEMMLLGLVGGKDAVATLLNDVGFTEKTLKDAIRELRGKNNPVKDQNAEATYQSLERYGINLNERARNGKIDPVIGRDEEIRRVLQILSRRTKNNPMLLGEPGVGKTAIVEGLAQRIVQGDVPENLKSKIIMSLDMGLLVAGAKYKGEFEERLKAVIKEVTDSDGEIVLFIDEIHTLIGAGGGGEGAMDAANLLKPALARGELHAIGATTLKEYQKYIEKDKALERRFQAVLVDEPDVADAISILRGIKERYELHHGVRIKDDAVIAAVELSNRYISDRFLPDKAIDLMDEAAAKLRLEIDSVPEELDELNRRIMQLEIEREAIRRENDKDKESLLSKQIADLNEQRTELQARWETEKASVNEGRTLKEQLDQLRIEAEQAERAGDYGKVAEIRYGRIPELEKRLNDLQDASATEQGAAPADRMLQEEVTSEDIAEVVAKWTGIPVSRMLQSERDKLLFLEAELGKRVAGQEEAIQVVADAVRRSRAGMQDPKRPIGSFLFLGTTGVGKTELAKALAEFLFNDENALVRIDMSEYQERHAASRLIGAPPGYVGYDEGGQLTEAVRRKPYSVILLDEIEKAHPDVFNILLQVLDDGRLTDNKGRVANFKNTIIIMTSNIGSHIIRERFADMTDLNSDQVIEDTKADVFELLKQTVRPEFLNRIDELVMFQPLTRREVRKIMEIQFRQIQHRLAEQGIALEADTEVLDFIAREGFDPQFGARPLKRVLQRRILNALSKEILSGRIQKNAIVGMMMNETEDGKDDIIFYNLDKVVPVLD from the coding sequence ATGAACGTCAATAACTACACCATCAAGGCGCAGGAGGTCGTACAACATGCGGCCCAGATGGCGCAGGGCAATCAGCAGCAAACCGTTGAAACGGGCCACGTGCTGAAAGCCATTTTAGAAGAAGATCCGAATACCGTCGGGTTTCTAGCCAAGAAACTCGGTACCGATAGCAAACGCCTCACCTTGGCGCTCGACGCCATCGTCAACGGTTACCCAAAAGTATCCGTGTCGGGTGGGCAACAGCAAGGCATATACCTAGGCAACGACCTGAACGCCGCGTTGCAACGGGCGCAGGCCCAGATGAAAGATTTTGGCGACGAGTACGTCAGCGTCGAAATGATGCTGCTGGGCCTCGTGGGTGGCAAAGATGCCGTAGCTACTTTACTCAACGATGTCGGTTTTACCGAAAAGACCTTAAAAGATGCCATCAGGGAACTGCGTGGCAAGAACAACCCTGTGAAAGACCAAAACGCGGAAGCAACGTACCAATCGCTGGAGCGGTACGGGATAAACCTGAACGAACGCGCCCGGAACGGTAAAATTGACCCCGTTATTGGCCGCGACGAAGAGATCCGGCGGGTGCTCCAGATTCTGAGCCGCCGGACCAAAAACAACCCCATGCTGCTGGGTGAACCCGGCGTGGGTAAAACCGCCATTGTGGAAGGGCTGGCCCAGCGCATCGTGCAGGGCGACGTACCTGAAAACCTGAAGTCGAAGATCATCATGTCGCTCGATATGGGGCTGCTGGTGGCCGGTGCCAAATACAAAGGGGAATTTGAAGAGCGCCTCAAAGCGGTGATCAAGGAAGTAACCGACTCCGACGGTGAGATCGTGCTGTTCATCGACGAGATTCACACGCTCATTGGCGCGGGTGGCGGTGGCGAAGGCGCCATGGATGCGGCCAACCTGCTGAAACCGGCACTGGCGCGCGGCGAACTGCACGCCATTGGGGCCACTACGCTCAAAGAATACCAGAAATACATCGAGAAAGATAAGGCGCTCGAACGCCGGTTCCAGGCCGTTCTGGTCGACGAACCCGACGTGGCTGATGCCATCTCGATTTTGCGGGGCATTAAGGAACGCTACGAACTGCACCACGGCGTGCGGATCAAAGACGACGCCGTCATTGCCGCCGTTGAGCTGTCGAACCGCTATATCTCCGACCGTTTCCTGCCCGACAAAGCCATCGACCTGATGGACGAAGCGGCGGCCAAGCTGCGGCTCGAGATCGACTCGGTGCCCGAAGAGCTCGACGAGTTGAACCGGCGGATCATGCAGTTGGAAATTGAGCGCGAAGCTATCCGGCGGGAGAACGATAAAGACAAAGAGTCGCTGCTGAGCAAACAGATTGCCGATCTGAACGAGCAACGTACCGAATTGCAGGCCCGTTGGGAAACCGAAAAAGCATCGGTCAACGAAGGGCGTACGCTGAAAGAGCAACTCGACCAACTGCGCATCGAAGCCGAGCAGGCTGAACGGGCGGGCGACTACGGGAAGGTGGCCGAGATTCGCTATGGACGCATCCCCGAACTCGAAAAACGCCTGAACGACTTGCAGGATGCCAGCGCTACCGAACAGGGCGCGGCCCCGGCGGATCGCATGCTTCAGGAGGAAGTTACGTCGGAAGACATCGCCGAAGTGGTTGCCAAATGGACGGGCATTCCCGTCAGCCGCATGTTGCAGTCGGAGCGCGATAAACTGCTGTTCCTTGAGGCTGAACTGGGCAAGCGCGTAGCCGGGCAGGAAGAAGCCATTCAGGTGGTAGCCGATGCTGTGCGTCGTAGCCGCGCCGGTATGCAGGACCCCAAACGCCCCATCGGTTCGTTCCTGTTCCTGGGCACTACAGGCGTTGGTAAAACCGAGTTGGCGAAAGCGCTGGCCGAATTCCTGTTCAACGACGAAAACGCGTTGGTCCGTATCGACATGAGCGAGTACCAGGAGCGCCACGCCGCTAGTCGCCTCATCGGTGCGCCTCCGGGCTACGTGGGTTACGACGAAGGCGGGCAACTGACCGAGGCCGTTCGCCGCAAACCCTACAGCGTGATTCTGCTCGATGAGATCGAAAAAGCGCACCCGGATGTGTTCAACATCCTGTTGCAGGTGCTTGATGATGGCCGCCTGACCGACAACAAAGGACGGGTCGCCAACTTCAAAAACACGATTATCATCATGACGTCGAACATCGGCTCGCATATCATCCGCGAGCGCTTTGCCGACATGACGGATCTGAACAGCGATCAGGTGATCGAGGACACCAAAGCCGATGTATTCGAACTACTGAAGCAAACCGTTCGCCCCGAGTTCCTGAACCGGATCGACGAACTGGTGATGTTCCAGCCGCTGACGCGCCGCGAAGTGCGGAAGATCATGGAGATCCAGTTCCGGCAGATTCAGCACCGGTTGGCCGAGCAGGGTATTGCCCTCGAAGCCGACACCGAAGTGCTGGATTTCATCGCTCGCGAAGGCTTCGACCCGCAGTTTGGCGCTCGTCCGCTGAAGCGGGTGCTGCAACGCCGCATTCTCAACGCCCTGTCGAAAGAGATTCTGTCGGGCCGGATCCAGAAGAACGCCATCGTCGGCATGATGATGAACGAAACCGAAGACGGCAAAGACGACATCATCTTCTACAACCTCGACAAGGTGGTGCCGGTGCTCGACTAA